The nucleotide window GGACCAGATGGCGGAGCAGGGCTTCACGTATCACTCGGTGGGCCGCTCTGCGGTTTCCGCTGAGGCCTGAACCAAATGAGAATCCTGATTACGGGCGGCGCCGGCTTCATCGGGTCGCACCTCGCGGATCGGCTGTTGGCCGAGGGACATTCCGTCATCGCGATCGACAACCTGGCGACCGGCCATCCGCGGAACATCGAACACCTGGCAGGCAACGAACAGTTCCGTTTCATCAAGCATGACGTCGTCGACTATCTCTACGTCGAGGGTGAGCTCGACGTCGTGTTGCACCTGGCTTCGCTGCCCAGTCCTGTGGACTACCTGAAGAAGCCGATCCCGACGCTGAAGGTCGGGGCGCTGGGGACGCACAAGGCGTTGGGCCTAGCGAGGGCCAAGGGCGCGCTGTTCATGCTCGCGTCGACGTCGGAGGTCTACGGAGATCCGCTCGTCCATCCGCAGCCCGAGGACTACTGGGGGAACGTGAATCCGGTCGGCCCGCGCGGCGTCTACGACGAGTCGAAGCGCTTCGCCGAGGCCATCACGATGGCCTATCACCGCTACCACGGGCTCGACACGCGTATCTTCCGGATCTTCAATACCTACGGTCCGCGGATGCGGCCCGACGACGGGCGTGTGGTGACCAACTTTATTGCGCAGGCGCTGCGCGGGGAGGCCCTCACGATCTATGATGACGGGTCCCGCACGCGGAGCTTCTGCTACGTGAGCGACCTCGTCGATGGGATCCTGCGGCTGCTCGCGTGCGATGAAGCCGAGCCGGTGAATCTCGGGAACCCGAATGAGATGACGATCCTCGAGTTCGCGCAGACGGTCCAGAAGCTGACCGGCGGCGGCTCGGAGTTGATCCATGTGACCCCCACCGACGAACGCACGAAGGATGATCCTCAGGTTCGGCGGCCCGACATCGGGCGTGCCATGGAACGCTTGGGGTGGTCTCCCCAGGTCGCTCTCGAAGACGGGCTGAGCAAGACGGTCGACTACTTCCGCGAATTGCTCTCGCGCGATCGATCGAACTGACGCGGTGGCGTCCGCGGGCGCGGGGGGCGGAATGAAGATCCTGGTAACGGGCGGAGCTGGGTTCATTGGATCGAACGTGTCGGACGCGTTGATTGCCGAGGGCAACGACGTCGTCGTGGTGGACGATCTGTCGGGCGGCAAACGTCATCAGGTTCCGGACGCGGCGACGTTCCATCAAGTGGACGTACGTGATGCGGCGGGCATTCGTGAGGTCTTTGCGAAGGAGAGGCCCGAGGTCCTCGTGCACCATGCCGCGCAGATGGACGTGCGACGCTCGGTGGCCGATCCGCCCTTCGACGCGCAAGTGAACGTTGTCGGTCTGCTGAACCTTCTCGAAGCCGGGAGGGGGAATGGGCTGCGTCGCGTGCTCTTCGCTTCGTCGGGTGGGGCGGGCTATGGCGAGCAAGACGAGTTTCCCGCTCCCGAGACGCACGAGATCGCGCCCGTGAGTCCGTACGGCGTGAGCAAGATGGCAAGTGAGCTCTATCTCTCGTGCTACAAGGCGATGTACGGCCTGGAGTACGCGGCGATGCGCTACGCGAACGTCTACGGGCCCCGTCAGGATCCGCATGGCGAAGCCGGCGTCGTGGCGATCTTCACGCAGCGCGTACTCGCGGGAGAGTCCTCGACGATCAATGGCGACGGGAAGCAGACCCGTGACTACGTGTTCGTCAGTGACATCGTCCGTGGGAACGTGTTGCTCAGCAAGAGCAACTGGTCCGGCTCGGTCAACTTCGGAACGGGAATCGAGACCGACGTGAATCAGCTCTACGCGGGGATCTGCGAGGCGTGTGGCAAGGACCTCCCTGCCGAGCACGGGGCCGCCAAGCCCGGGGAGCAGAGCCGTAGTGCGATTTCCCCGAAACTTGCGGGCGAGGTGCTCTCTTGGCGCCCCGAGACGTCGCTCCCAGACGGGCTCCGGCAGACGGCGGAGTTCTTCCGAAATCGAGACGCCTGAGATGCCGCTCGGCTCTCGCGGGAGGGGTCGGGCGCACGGCGGGCTCGTCTGGTAAGGATTTCGGTTTCGATGGACCCGGCTCGCATCCGCAATTTCTCGATCATCGCCCACATCGACCATGGGAAATCCACCTTGGCCGATCGGCTCCTCGAGACCACGGGCACGGTGACGTCCCGAGACATGCAGGCGCAGCTCCTCGATGACATGGATCTCGAGCGAGAGCGCGGCATCACGATCAAGGCGCGGTCCGTCCGCCTCACGTACCTGGCGAGAGACGGCCAGGAGTACATCCTGAACCTGATCGACACCCCCGGGCACGTCGACTTCGCTTATGAGGTCTCGCGCAGCCTCACGGCGTGCGAAGGCGCGATCCTGGTCGTCGACGCGGCGCAGGGAGTCGAAGCGCAGACACTCGCGAACGTCTACCTCGCCCTCGATCACGATCTCGAGATCATTCCCGTTCTGAACAAGATCGATCTTCCGTCTGCCGATCCCGATCGTGTTTGTCAGGAGATCGAAGACGTCATCGGGCTCGACGCGAGCGACGCGGTTCGCGCGAGCGCGAAGCAGGGCATCGGCATCGAGGAGATTCTCGAACGGGTCGTCGAGAAGGTCCCGGCGCCGACCGGCAACAAGGAGGGGCCGCTCCAGGCGCTCATCTTCGACTCGTGGTTCGATCCGTACCACGGTGCGGTCATCCTGGTGCGCGTCGTGAACGGCGAGGTGAAGACCGGAGACCGGGTTCGATTGATGGCGGCCGAGCGCGACTACGACGTCACGCGACTGGCCGTTCTCGCGCCCGGCCCCACGCAGGTCCAAAGCCTCGGTCCCGGTGAAGTCGGAATCCTGATGGCTTCGATCAAGGAGATCGCGCACGCGCAGATCGGCGACACGGTCACGCTCGTGAAGCCGTCGGCGCCGCTGCCGCTACCGGGCTTCCAGGCCGTGAAGGCGATGGTGTTCAGTGGGCTCTACCCGGCGGACACCAAGCAGTACGAGGCGCTCCGCACCGCGGTCGAGAAGCTCAAGCTGAACGATTCGTCGTTCTCGTACGAGCCCGAGAGCTCGCTCGCGCTGGGCTTCGGTTTTCGCTGCGGCTTTCTGGGCCTGCTGCACATGGAGATCGTGCAGGAGCGGCTCGAACGCGAGTTCGGCCTCACCCTCATTACGACCGCCCCCACCGTGGCTTACCAAGTCACGACGACCGCGGGAGAAGTGATCGCGGTGGACAGCCCGGCGAAGCTCCCGCCACCGACCAACATCGAGAAGATCGAAGAGCCCATCATTCACGCGACGATCCACGTCCCGTCGGAGTACCTGGGCGGCGTCCTCAAGCTCTGTGAGGAGAAGCGCGGCGAGCAGAAGGGGATCCGCTACGCGGGCGAGAACCGCGCGGTGCTGACCTACGAGATCCCCCTGAACGAAGTCGTCGTGGACTTCTACGATCGCCTGAAATCCGTCTCGAAAGGCTACGCCTCGCTCGACTACGAGTTGCAGGGATTCATTCCCAGTGATCTGGTCAAGCTCGACGTTCGGATAAATGGAGATATCGTCGACGCCCTCTCGCTCATCGTGCACCGCGACCGCGCTTACCCGCGCGGCCGGGAGCTCGCACTCAAGATGAAGGAACTCATACCGAGGCAGATGTTCGAGGTCGCCATCCAGGCGTCGATTGGGACGAAGATCGTCGCCCGCGAGACCGTGAAGGCGATGCGCAAGAACGTGACCGCGAAGTGCTACGGCGGCGACATCAGTCGGAAGCGGAAGCTCCTGGAAGCACAGAAGGAAGGTAAGAAGCGGATGAAGCAGGTCGGACGTGTGGAGATTCCGCAGGAGGCCTTCCTGGCGGTCCTGAAGGTGGAAAATTGAGCGCGTCCGGCTCGGGCAAGCGCAAGGGCGCCCAGGCCCCGGAGGCGTCCGGACCGAAGGTGAAGTCGACCTTTCGCGAGTACGCCGAGGCACTGATCGTCGCCCTGGCGCTGGCCCTGTTCATCCGGACCTTTTTCGTCCAGGCCTTCAAGATCCCCTCGGGGTCCATGCTTCCGACCCTCCAGATCGGCGACCACCTCCTGGTCAACAAGCTCCTGTACGGGATTCGGGTCCCGGTCATCGGAACCCGATTCCTGAGCTTTTTTGAACCGGAAGAGGGGGATATCATCGTCTTCGTCTACCCGGAGGACCGCGACAAGGACTTCATCAAGCGAATCGTGGGAGCGCCGGGCGACGTCATCGAGATTCGACAAAAGCAGCTATACCGGAACGGAAAAGCGGTCGATAGATCCGACGAACCCTATGCCCAGTATACGAAGGGGGTGGAACCCGGTGTCCGAGACAACTTCGGCCCGGTTACGGTGCCCGAAGGGCACGTTTTCGTCATGGGCGACAATCGCGATCATAGCTTCGACTCGCGGTTTTGGGGCTTCGTCCCGTTTGAGGACATCAAGGGTAAGGCATTCATCATCTATTGGTCATGGAACGGCGAGGAGACCTGGGTACGCTTTGAGCGCCTGGGTAGCCTGGTTCGCTGAACGTGCGCCGGCCGAGCGGGATTTCATCCGCGAACGGAATTGCGGGAGGACGAAATGCAGCTGAGTGAAAAGCTAACGTCGCGAAGTGCGAAGGTCGCAGTCATCGGCCTGGGGTATGTCGGGCTTCCCCTGACGATGGAAATGGCCGAAGCCGGCTTCACCGTGGTGGGCATCGATGCCGACCCGCGTAAGGTCAAAGAGATCAACGAGGGGAACTCGTACATTCCGGACGTTCCCACTGAGGTCCTGGCCAAGCACGTCAGCGAGGGGCGGCTCTCGGCGACGACCGACCCTTCGGCGCTTGCCGACGTCGACACGATCAGCATCTGTGTTCCGACGCCGCTGTCCAAGACCAAGGACCCCGACGTCTCGTACATCCTCGACGCCGTCGCCTCGATCAAGAAGCACCTCCGAGCGGGCCAACTCATCGTCCTCGAGAGCACGACGTATCCGGGTACGACGGACGAGCTGATCCGCGCAGAGCTCGAAAACGATCAGCTGAGGGCTGGTCGCGAGTTCTACCTCGCGTTCTCGCCCGAGCGCATCGACCCAGGCAACAAGACGCACGGCACGCGCAACACGCCGAAGGTCGTCGGTGGGATCACGCCGCGCTGCACCGAACTCGCAGTGGCGCTGTACTCGCAGTTCATCGAGACGGTCGTTCCGGTTTCGTCGGCGCGCACCGCCGAGATGGTGAAGCTTCTCGAGAACACGTTCCGCAGTGTGAACATCGCCCTGGTGAACGAACTCGCGTCGATGTGCGACGTCCTCCGCGTGGATGCCTACGAGGTCATCGACGCCGCGGCCACGAAGCCGTTCGGATTCCTTCCGTTCTACCCGGGACCCGGTCTGGGCGGTCACTGCATTCCGATCGATCCGCACTACCTCGCCTGGAAGCTGAAGGCGCACGACTTCACGGCCCGCTTCATTGCGCTCGCCGCAGAGGTTAATCAGCAGATGCCTCAGCTCGTGGTCGAGAAGGTCACGGCCGGCCTCAATCATCACGGCCGATCGGTAAAGGGCTCCCGGATTCTCGCGCTCGGTGTCGCTTACAAGAAGGACGTGAGCGACATGCGTGAGTCGCCGGCCCTCTCTGTCATCAAGCTGCTCGAGGACCGTGGCGCGCGTGTGAGCTATCACGATCCGTACGTCCCAGAGCTGGTGTTGGAGTCGGGTTCGATGGCCTGCGTACCGCTCTCGGAGGATACGCTGCGGCTCGCGGACTGCGCCGTGATTTTGACGGACCACAACGCCTTCGACATCCCGTGGATTACTTCGTGCTCGCGCCTCGTGGTCGACACGCGGAACGCTACGCGCGGGCTGGAAGGCCGTTTTTCCGAGCGCATTATCAAGCTCGGTGCGCCGGATCCATTCGCGAATCCGGTAAAGCTCGCCGAGTCCGCCTGATCGAGGGGACCAGGCTGGTAGGAGGACCGGATGCCCGCAGACAAGGGTCCAACAGAAGCAGCCGGCCCGCAGATCGTGCGGGGTCGGATTGCCGGCTTGGTAAAGGGCGGCTTCGAAGTCGAGACCGACCGCGGCCCCGGGTTCTGTTCGCTCTCGCAGATCGATGCGAGGCGGGTAACCGATGCGTCCTCCTTCCTGCATCGAGAGTTCGATTTCGCGGTCCTCGGCACGCCCGACGATTCGTCGCGGCTGAAGCTCTCTCGACGCAAACTCCTCGAGCGCGAGGCGCGTGAGCGCACGAGCGATCTGCGACGTCAGATCGTCGCCGGGGCGGTCCTGAGTGGACGCGTCTCTCGATTGACCGACTTTGGCGCCTTCATCGACCTGGGCGGCATCGAGGGAATGGTCCACGTGTCCGAGGTCTCCCATCGGCGGATCGAGAAGCCGGCGGATGTGCTGGAGGTCGGCCAGGTGGTCGACGTTCGGGTGCTTCGCGTCGGCAACGACTCGAAGGACCAGAAGGACCAGAAGGACTCGAAGGACCAGAAGGGCGGGAAGGACCAGAAGGGCGGGAAGGGTGGGAAGGGGCGCCGAGCGGGGCGGTCCACAGGGCGGATCGGGCTCAGCATCAAAGGGGCACAGGAAGATCCGTGGACCCGCGCCGCCGATCAATTCCAGCCGTGGCAGGTGGCCGACGGTCGGATCCTGCGGGTCTCGGAGTTCGGGGCGTTCGTAGAGCTGGCTCCGGGGCTGGAGGGCTTGCTGCACGACAGCGAGCTCCCGAAGGGCGCTCTGGCTAAGCTGGAAGAGGCCTCGAAGGGCGGCGCGCTCATGGCTGTCCTGGTCCTCGACGTGGACCTGGTACGTCACCGGATTTCGCTCGCGCCGGCGCCCGGAGGGCTGGCTGCCGGCGAGCGGGTAGAGCCGCTGCCGCTGAAGGCTGGCACGAACGTCACCGGTCGAGTCGAAGAGGTCCAGGCCGGGGCCGTTCTTGTACGGTTGGGGCCCGGCCAACTCGGCGTGATCCCGAATGCGGAGATGGGTACGCCGCGTGGGGCGGACCACAAAGCCGAGTTCCCGCGCGGGACGGAGATCGAGGCCGAGGTCGCGCGAGTCGAAGCCGGCGGGCGGCGCGCGCGCCTTTCGCGCAAGCGGGCCCAACGCCGGGAAGAGCAGGAGGAGATCGCGCGCCACTCTCAGAGTCAGTCCATCGAGAGTCTTTCCACGTTTGGCGACCTGCTGCAGAGCGCCCGGGCCAAGAAGGGGAGTTGATTCCGGCTAGTCCGCGTTGACAGCCTCACTGCCGGGGAGTACCGAAGACTCAACACACACCTTTTAATCGGATCCAG belongs to Candidatus Binatia bacterium and includes:
- a CDS encoding nucleotide sugar dehydrogenase, yielding MQLSEKLTSRSAKVAVIGLGYVGLPLTMEMAEAGFTVVGIDADPRKVKEINEGNSYIPDVPTEVLAKHVSEGRLSATTDPSALADVDTISICVPTPLSKTKDPDVSYILDAVASIKKHLRAGQLIVLESTTYPGTTDELIRAELENDQLRAGREFYLAFSPERIDPGNKTHGTRNTPKVVGGITPRCTELAVALYSQFIETVVPVSSARTAEMVKLLENTFRSVNIALVNELASMCDVLRVDAYEVIDAAATKPFGFLPFYPGPGLGGHCIPIDPHYLAWKLKAHDFTARFIALAAEVNQQMPQLVVEKVTAGLNHHGRSVKGSRILALGVAYKKDVSDMRESPALSVIKLLEDRGARVSYHDPYVPELVLESGSMACVPLSEDTLRLADCAVILTDHNAFDIPWITSCSRLVVDTRNATRGLEGRFSERIIKLGAPDPFANPVKLAESA
- a CDS encoding SDR family oxidoreductase; amino-acid sequence: MRILITGGAGFIGSHLADRLLAEGHSVIAIDNLATGHPRNIEHLAGNEQFRFIKHDVVDYLYVEGELDVVLHLASLPSPVDYLKKPIPTLKVGALGTHKALGLARAKGALFMLASTSEVYGDPLVHPQPEDYWGNVNPVGPRGVYDESKRFAEAITMAYHRYHGLDTRIFRIFNTYGPRMRPDDGRVVTNFIAQALRGEALTIYDDGSRTRSFCYVSDLVDGILRLLACDEAEPVNLGNPNEMTILEFAQTVQKLTGGGSELIHVTPTDERTKDDPQVRRPDIGRAMERLGWSPQVALEDGLSKTVDYFRELLSRDRSN
- a CDS encoding NAD-dependent epimerase/dehydratase family protein, translating into MKILVTGGAGFIGSNVSDALIAEGNDVVVVDDLSGGKRHQVPDAATFHQVDVRDAAGIREVFAKERPEVLVHHAAQMDVRRSVADPPFDAQVNVVGLLNLLEAGRGNGLRRVLFASSGGAGYGEQDEFPAPETHEIAPVSPYGVSKMASELYLSCYKAMYGLEYAAMRYANVYGPRQDPHGEAGVVAIFTQRVLAGESSTINGDGKQTRDYVFVSDIVRGNVLLSKSNWSGSVNFGTGIETDVNQLYAGICEACGKDLPAEHGAAKPGEQSRSAISPKLAGEVLSWRPETSLPDGLRQTAEFFRNRDA
- a CDS encoding S1 RNA-binding domain-containing protein translates to MPADKGPTEAAGPQIVRGRIAGLVKGGFEVETDRGPGFCSLSQIDARRVTDASSFLHREFDFAVLGTPDDSSRLKLSRRKLLEREARERTSDLRRQIVAGAVLSGRVSRLTDFGAFIDLGGIEGMVHVSEVSHRRIEKPADVLEVGQVVDVRVLRVGNDSKDQKDQKDSKDQKGGKDQKGGKGGKGRRAGRSTGRIGLSIKGAQEDPWTRAADQFQPWQVADGRILRVSEFGAFVELAPGLEGLLHDSELPKGALAKLEEASKGGALMAVLVLDVDLVRHRISLAPAPGGLAAGERVEPLPLKAGTNVTGRVEEVQAGAVLVRLGPGQLGVIPNAEMGTPRGADHKAEFPRGTEIEAEVARVEAGGRRARLSRKRAQRREEQEEIARHSQSQSIESLSTFGDLLQSARAKKGS
- the lepB gene encoding signal peptidase I, with protein sequence MKSTFREYAEALIVALALALFIRTFFVQAFKIPSGSMLPTLQIGDHLLVNKLLYGIRVPVIGTRFLSFFEPEEGDIIVFVYPEDRDKDFIKRIVGAPGDVIEIRQKQLYRNGKAVDRSDEPYAQYTKGVEPGVRDNFGPVTVPEGHVFVMGDNRDHSFDSRFWGFVPFEDIKGKAFIIYWSWNGEETWVRFERLGSLVR
- the lepA gene encoding translation elongation factor 4, whose product is MDPARIRNFSIIAHIDHGKSTLADRLLETTGTVTSRDMQAQLLDDMDLERERGITIKARSVRLTYLARDGQEYILNLIDTPGHVDFAYEVSRSLTACEGAILVVDAAQGVEAQTLANVYLALDHDLEIIPVLNKIDLPSADPDRVCQEIEDVIGLDASDAVRASAKQGIGIEEILERVVEKVPAPTGNKEGPLQALIFDSWFDPYHGAVILVRVVNGEVKTGDRVRLMAAERDYDVTRLAVLAPGPTQVQSLGPGEVGILMASIKEIAHAQIGDTVTLVKPSAPLPLPGFQAVKAMVFSGLYPADTKQYEALRTAVEKLKLNDSSFSYEPESSLALGFGFRCGFLGLLHMEIVQERLEREFGLTLITTAPTVAYQVTTTAGEVIAVDSPAKLPPPTNIEKIEEPIIHATIHVPSEYLGGVLKLCEEKRGEQKGIRYAGENRAVLTYEIPLNEVVVDFYDRLKSVSKGYASLDYELQGFIPSDLVKLDVRINGDIVDALSLIVHRDRAYPRGRELALKMKELIPRQMFEVAIQASIGTKIVARETVKAMRKNVTAKCYGGDISRKRKLLEAQKEGKKRMKQVGRVEIPQEAFLAVLKVEN